One segment of Streptomyces sp. NA02950 DNA contains the following:
- a CDS encoding DUF5955 family protein — protein MEVSRVSGTDDDPRAAELRRAVARLRRDLAAHPAELPDRAIADDELAALDAMVRTGAPELHRLRRSLLLIAGALGSVSALGPALTGVRVAIDLFGSVPQGRGRE, from the coding sequence ATGGAAGTCAGCCGAGTGTCCGGCACCGACGACGACCCGAGAGCGGCCGAGCTGCGCCGCGCCGTCGCCCGGCTCAGGCGTGACCTGGCCGCCCATCCGGCCGAATTACCCGACCGCGCGATCGCGGACGACGAACTCGCCGCGCTGGACGCCATGGTCCGCACCGGCGCCCCCGAGCTGCACCGGCTGCGCCGCTCGCTGCTGCTCATCGCGGGCGCCCTCGGTTCGGTCAGCGCGCTCGGCCCCGCGCTGACCGGTGTACGGGTCGCGATCGACCTCTTCGGCAGCGTGCCGCAGGGCCGCGGGAGGGAGTGA
- a CDS encoding NTP transferase domain-containing protein, producing MDRTSRDNAQVAGVLLAAGGGRRLGGRPKALLRHRGRPLVEHAARALREGGCAPVHIVLGAAAEEVRARAELPGCVLVDNPDWEGGMGSSLRAGLASLAATGASAALVTLVDQPGIGAEAVARLLAAYRSPDSLAAAVYDGVRGHPVLFGADRWADVAADAVGDRGARDYLRAHRTALTLVDCSDIARPGDIDTTEDLTLLE from the coding sequence ATGGATCGCACCTCACGTGACAATGCGCAGGTCGCCGGAGTGCTGCTGGCGGCGGGCGGCGGACGGCGGCTGGGCGGACGGCCGAAGGCCCTGTTGAGGCACCGGGGGCGGCCGCTGGTGGAGCACGCGGCGCGCGCGCTGCGGGAGGGCGGCTGCGCCCCGGTGCACATCGTGCTGGGCGCCGCCGCCGAGGAGGTGCGGGCCCGGGCCGAACTGCCCGGCTGCGTCCTGGTCGACAATCCGGACTGGGAAGGCGGCATGGGCTCTTCGCTGCGGGCCGGGCTGGCCTCGCTGGCGGCGACGGGTGCGTCGGCGGCGCTGGTCACGCTGGTGGATCAGCCCGGTATCGGCGCCGAGGCGGTGGCCCGGCTGCTGGCCGCGTACCGCTCGCCGGACAGCCTGGCGGCCGCGGTGTACGACGGGGTGCGGGGCCATCCGGTGCTGTTCGGGGCGGACCGGTGGGCCGATGTCGCGGCGGACGCGGTGGGCGACCGCGGGGCGCGCGACTATCTGCGGGCGCACCGAACGGCGCTCACGCTCGTGGACTGCTCGGACATCGCTCGACCGGGTGACATCGACACCACCGAGGACTTGACGCTGCTGGAGTGA
- the aceB gene encoding malate synthase A: MPAPAPSPLAVVDTEPLDRQGEVLTDAALAFLATLHDRFTPRRDTLLARRAERRAEIARASSLDFLPETAAIREDPDWRVAPAPPALEDRRVEITGPTDRKMTINALNSGARVWLADFEDASAPTWENVIGGQLNLIDAYERRIDFTSPEGKRYALRPDEELATVVTRPRGWHLDERHLRASDGRAVPGALVDFGLYFFHNAHRLLERGKGPYFYLPKTESHLEARLWNDVFVFAQDYVGIPQGTIRATVLIETITAAYEMEEILHELRDHASGLNAGRWDYLFSIVKNFRDAGPGFVLPDRNAVTMTTPFMRAYTELLVRTCHKRGAHAIGGMAAFIPSRRDPEVNAVALEKVRADKDREAGDGFDGSWVAHPDLVPVARAGFDAVLGDRPHQKDRLREDVHVTAAELIDISSVDAGPTYAGLRNAVQVGIRYIEAWLRGLGAVAIFNLMEDAATAEISRSQIWQWINAGVVFENGEKATADLVRRVAAEELAAIREETGPEGYATGKWDQAHDLLLKVALDEDYAEFLTLPAYALLD, from the coding sequence ATGCCAGCACCAGCGCCGTCCCCGCTGGCCGTTGTCGACACCGAACCTCTGGACCGCCAGGGCGAGGTGCTGACCGACGCGGCCCTGGCCTTCCTCGCCACGCTGCACGACCGCTTCACCCCGCGCCGCGACACCCTGCTCGCCCGCCGCGCGGAGCGCCGCGCCGAGATCGCCCGCGCCAGCAGCCTGGACTTCCTCCCCGAAACGGCCGCCATCCGCGAGGACCCCGACTGGCGGGTGGCCCCGGCACCGCCCGCCCTCGAGGACCGCCGGGTGGAGATCACCGGCCCCACCGACCGCAAGATGACCATCAACGCCCTCAACTCCGGGGCCCGGGTCTGGCTCGCCGACTTCGAGGACGCGTCCGCCCCCACCTGGGAGAACGTGATCGGCGGCCAGCTCAATCTGATCGACGCCTACGAGCGCCGGATCGACTTCACCTCCCCCGAGGGCAAGCGCTACGCCCTGCGCCCGGACGAGGAGCTGGCCACCGTGGTCACCCGGCCGCGCGGCTGGCACCTCGACGAGCGCCATCTGCGGGCCTCCGACGGCCGCGCGGTGCCCGGCGCGCTGGTCGACTTCGGGCTCTACTTCTTCCACAACGCACACCGGCTGCTGGAGCGCGGCAAGGGACCGTACTTCTACCTCCCCAAGACCGAGTCCCATCTGGAGGCCCGCCTCTGGAACGACGTCTTCGTCTTCGCACAGGACTACGTGGGCATTCCGCAAGGGACCATCCGCGCCACCGTCCTGATCGAGACAATCACCGCCGCCTACGAGATGGAGGAGATCCTCCACGAGCTGCGCGACCATGCCTCCGGGCTCAACGCGGGCCGCTGGGACTACCTCTTCTCCATCGTCAAGAACTTCCGTGACGCCGGCCCCGGCTTCGTCCTCCCCGACCGCAACGCGGTCACCATGACCACCCCGTTCATGCGCGCCTACACCGAACTCCTGGTGCGCACCTGCCACAAGCGCGGGGCCCACGCGATCGGCGGGATGGCCGCGTTCATCCCCAGCCGCCGCGATCCGGAGGTCAACGCCGTCGCCCTGGAGAAGGTCCGGGCGGACAAGGACCGTGAGGCGGGCGACGGTTTCGACGGCTCCTGGGTCGCCCACCCGGATCTGGTCCCGGTCGCCCGCGCCGGCTTCGACGCGGTCCTCGGCGACCGGCCGCACCAGAAGGACCGGCTGCGCGAGGACGTCCACGTCACCGCGGCCGAGCTGATCGACATCTCCTCGGTGGACGCCGGGCCCACCTACGCGGGGCTGCGCAACGCCGTCCAGGTCGGGATCCGCTACATCGAGGCGTGGCTGCGCGGACTGGGTGCCGTCGCCATCTTCAACCTGATGGAGGACGCCGCCACCGCCGAGATCTCCCGGTCCCAGATCTGGCAGTGGATCAACGCGGGTGTGGTGTTCGAGAACGGCGAGAAGGCCACGGCCGACCTGGTGCGCCGGGTGGCGGCCGAGGAACTCGCGGCGATCCGCGAGGAGACCGGGCCGGAGGGCTACGCCACCGGTAAGTGGGACCAGGCACACGATCTGCTGCTGAAGGTGGCGCTCGACGAGGACTACGCGGAGTTCCTCACCCTGCCCGCCTACGCGCTGCTGGACTGA
- a CDS encoding alpha-L-fucosidase → MRMPGRARRFLRSPSPRPRRALSVLLGLVLATILTGPGLAGPAPAVAAPAAPTARAAAGPGTDYATDDPFTADRTAWWRQDRFGMFLHFGAYSQLEGEYTRTDGSVCRNAEWIQRSCSIPRREYEDIAQGFNPAAFDAKAVVKAAKDAGQRYIVITSKHHDGYAMWPTRHNGWNLRDHSSFDKRRDILAELKSAADDAGIKLGFYYSIWDWHDPDFAGPATFPAYEKRMYAQLKELIDGYHPDLLWFDGEWDTDNPVNRWSPRDGERLEAYLRGLDPGLVINNRVGKRRVVDGDYGTPEQEIPGAPVDGQLWESCMTLNDHWGYAKYDQNWKSPATLTRDLLDIAGRGGNYLLNVGPDRLGRVPQPSVDRLRAIGDWLRTDGQGRAVYGAGAPGLVAEPSWGAVSRRGNTLYASVTSWPAAGRSLHLSARTPFRVTGARVLGGGQRITVTEAGDGFDLTPAGGAPDPTASVIALSVKPPASVPPGAGKGLRAEIYANDTFTGQPAVTRTDPTVNHAWKFAGSPDPAVPVDHFGVRWTGFLEPRHSETYTLTTVSDDTARVWIDGRLVIDSTTPHEPRVDKATVALRAGHRHTIRIDYTERTGEAHMKLLWSSPDQSQRIVPSSQLFTP, encoded by the coding sequence ATGCGTATGCCCGGACGAGCCCGCAGATTCCTCCGATCACCGTCACCGAGACCGAGGCGCGCGCTGAGCGTGCTGCTCGGGCTGGTGCTCGCCACGATCCTCACCGGCCCCGGCCTCGCCGGGCCCGCCCCGGCAGTGGCCGCACCCGCCGCACCCACCGCCCGCGCCGCGGCGGGTCCCGGCACCGACTACGCGACCGACGACCCGTTCACCGCCGACCGCACCGCCTGGTGGCGGCAGGACCGCTTCGGGATGTTCCTCCACTTCGGCGCCTACTCCCAGCTGGAGGGCGAGTACACCCGCACCGACGGCTCGGTCTGCCGCAACGCCGAGTGGATCCAGCGGAGTTGCTCCATCCCCCGGCGCGAGTACGAGGACATCGCCCAGGGCTTCAACCCCGCCGCCTTCGACGCGAAGGCGGTCGTCAAGGCCGCCAAGGACGCCGGACAGCGCTACATCGTCATCACCTCCAAGCACCACGACGGCTATGCGATGTGGCCGACCCGGCACAACGGCTGGAACCTGCGCGACCACTCCTCCTTCGACAAGCGGCGCGACATCCTGGCCGAGTTGAAGTCCGCCGCCGACGACGCCGGGATCAAGCTGGGCTTCTACTACTCGATCTGGGACTGGCACGACCCCGACTTCGCCGGCCCCGCCACCTTCCCGGCCTACGAGAAGCGGATGTACGCGCAGCTCAAGGAGCTGATCGACGGCTATCACCCGGATCTGCTGTGGTTCGACGGAGAATGGGACACGGACAACCCCGTCAACCGCTGGTCCCCGCGGGACGGTGAACGTCTGGAGGCATATCTGCGCGGGCTCGACCCCGGCCTCGTCATCAACAACCGGGTCGGCAAGCGGCGCGTCGTGGACGGTGACTACGGCACCCCCGAGCAGGAGATCCCCGGCGCCCCGGTGGACGGCCAGCTCTGGGAGAGCTGTATGACCCTCAACGACCACTGGGGGTACGCGAAGTACGACCAGAACTGGAAGTCCCCGGCCACCCTCACCCGCGATCTGCTGGACATCGCCGGCCGCGGTGGCAACTACCTGCTCAACGTCGGCCCCGACCGGCTCGGCCGGGTGCCCCAGCCCTCCGTCGACCGGCTGCGCGCCATCGGCGACTGGCTGCGGACGGACGGTCAGGGCCGGGCGGTGTACGGTGCGGGTGCCCCCGGGCTGGTGGCCGAGCCCTCCTGGGGCGCGGTCAGCCGGCGGGGCAACACCCTCTACGCGTCCGTCACCTCCTGGCCCGCCGCCGGGCGGTCCCTCCACCTCAGCGCGAGGACACCGTTCCGGGTGACCGGCGCACGGGTGCTGGGCGGCGGACAGCGGATCACGGTCACCGAGGCCGGGGACGGCTTCGACCTCACCCCGGCCGGTGGCGCGCCGGACCCCACCGCCTCGGTGATCGCGCTGTCGGTGAAGCCCCCGGCGTCCGTCCCGCCGGGGGCTGGAAAGGGACTGCGGGCGGAGATCTACGCCAATGACACCTTCACCGGGCAGCCCGCCGTCACCCGGACCGACCCGACCGTCAACCACGCCTGGAAGTTCGCCGGTTCACCGGATCCCGCGGTGCCCGTGGACCACTTCGGGGTCCGGTGGACGGGCTTCCTGGAGCCCCGCCACAGCGAGACCTACACCCTCACCACCGTCTCCGACGACACGGCCCGGGTGTGGATCGACGGCCGGCTGGTCATCGACTCCACCACCCCGCACGAGCCGCGGGTCGACAAGGCGACCGTCGCGCTGCGCGCCGGACACCGCCACACCATCAGGATCGACTACACCGAGCGGACCGGCGAGGCCCATATGAAGCTGCTGTGGTCCAGTCCGGATCAGTCCCAGCGGATCGTGCCGAGCTCCCAGCTCTTCACCCCCTGA
- a CDS encoding 8-oxoguanine deaminase, with amino-acid sequence MNRTVIENCAVATVDADDTEYTSGHLVVAGNRIESVGAGPAPRELEGVVRRIDGTGHLATPGLVNTHHHFYQWLTRGLAQDCNLFDWLVALYPTWARIDEQMVHAAARGSLAMMARGGVTTAMDHHYVFPRGTGDLLGAEIRAARELGVRFTAARGSMDRGASAGGLPPDFAVETTEGALTATEEAIDTHHDGSFDSMLQIAVAPCSPFSVSTALLREGAALARRKGVRLHTHGSETVEEEKFCHELFGMGPTDYLASTGWLGEDVWMAHCVHMNDADIAAFARTGTGVAHCPSSNARLAAGIARVPDLLAARVPVGLGVDGTASNESGELHTELRNALLVNRLGSHREKALTVRQALRLGTYGGAQVLGRQDQIGSLEPGKLADLVLWKLDGIGHSTIADPVAALVLGAAAPVTLSLVNGEPVVEEGRLLTADEDEIARSARDQAHRLARIAADG; translated from the coding sequence GTGAACCGCACCGTCATCGAGAACTGTGCCGTCGCCACCGTGGACGCCGACGACACCGAGTACACCTCCGGGCATCTGGTCGTCGCGGGCAACCGCATCGAGTCGGTCGGCGCCGGACCCGCGCCCCGGGAGCTGGAAGGTGTGGTCCGCCGGATCGACGGCACCGGCCATCTGGCCACCCCGGGCCTGGTCAACACCCATCACCACTTCTACCAGTGGCTCACCCGCGGTCTGGCCCAGGACTGCAACCTCTTCGACTGGCTGGTGGCGCTCTATCCGACCTGGGCGCGGATCGACGAGCAGATGGTCCACGCGGCGGCCCGCGGCTCGCTCGCGATGATGGCGCGTGGCGGGGTCACCACCGCCATGGACCACCACTACGTCTTTCCGCGCGGCACCGGCGATCTGCTCGGCGCCGAGATCCGCGCGGCGCGGGAGCTGGGGGTGCGGTTCACCGCCGCGCGCGGCTCCATGGACCGCGGGGCCTCCGCGGGCGGGCTGCCGCCGGACTTCGCCGTGGAGACCACCGAGGGCGCGCTGACCGCCACGGAGGAGGCGATCGACACCCACCACGACGGCTCGTTCGACTCGATGCTCCAGATCGCGGTCGCGCCCTGCTCACCCTTCTCCGTCTCCACCGCACTGCTCCGCGAGGGCGCGGCCCTGGCCCGCCGCAAGGGCGTACGGCTGCACACCCACGGCTCGGAGACCGTGGAGGAGGAGAAGTTCTGCCATGAGCTGTTCGGCATGGGCCCCACCGACTACCTCGCATCGACCGGCTGGCTGGGCGAGGACGTCTGGATGGCCCACTGCGTCCACATGAACGACGCCGACATCGCCGCCTTCGCCCGGACCGGCACCGGTGTGGCCCACTGCCCCTCGTCCAACGCCCGGCTCGCCGCAGGTATCGCGCGGGTGCCGGATCTGCTCGCGGCGCGGGTGCCGGTCGGCCTGGGGGTGGACGGCACCGCGTCCAACGAGTCCGGTGAACTCCACACCGAACTGCGCAACGCCCTGCTGGTCAACCGGCTCGGCAGCCACCGCGAGAAGGCGCTGACCGTACGTCAGGCGCTGCGTCTCGGCACCTACGGCGGCGCTCAGGTGCTGGGACGGCAGGACCAGATCGGCTCCCTGGAGCCGGGCAAACTGGCCGACCTGGTGCTGTGGAAGCTGGACGGCATCGGACACTCGACCATCGCCGACCCGGTCGCGGCGCTCGTCCTCGGCGCGGCGGCCCCGGTCACCCTGTCGCTGGTGAACGGCGAACCGGTGGTGGAGGAGGGGCGGTTGCTCACCGCCGACGAGGACGAGATCGCGCGGAGCGCGCGCGACCAGGCGCACCGGCTGGCCCGTATCGCGGCCGACGGGTGA
- the pucL gene encoding factor-independent urate hydroxylase → MPELGQNQYGKAECRVVRVVRDGAVHHIKDLNVSVALSGDMDEVHLSGSNAHVLPTDTTKNTVYAFAKEHGITSAEQFGIHLARHFVTSQEPIHSARIRIEEYSWDRIETSGEARHSFVRSGRETRTAQISYDGERWEVVSGLTDLTVLNSTDSEFWGYVKDKYTTLPEARDRILATEVHARWRSGWSDDTRPMPDWEQSYTETRGHLLTAFAETYSLSLQQTLYQMGARVIEQRPDIDEIRLSLPNKHHFLVDLEPFGLKNDNEVYYAADRPYGLIEATVLRDGATPRIPTD, encoded by the coding sequence ATGCCCGAGCTCGGCCAGAACCAGTACGGCAAAGCCGAATGCCGTGTCGTCCGCGTGGTGCGCGACGGCGCCGTCCACCACATCAAGGACCTGAACGTCTCGGTGGCGCTCTCCGGCGACATGGACGAGGTCCACCTCTCCGGCAGCAACGCCCATGTGCTGCCCACCGACACCACCAAGAACACCGTGTACGCCTTCGCCAAGGAACACGGCATCACATCGGCCGAGCAGTTCGGCATCCACCTGGCCCGCCACTTCGTCACCAGCCAGGAGCCGATCCACTCCGCCCGGATCCGGATCGAGGAGTACTCCTGGGACCGGATCGAGACCTCCGGCGAGGCCCGGCACTCCTTCGTCCGCTCCGGCCGGGAGACCCGCACCGCCCAGATCTCCTACGACGGCGAGCGCTGGGAAGTGGTCTCCGGGCTGACCGACCTCACCGTCCTGAACTCCACCGACTCCGAGTTCTGGGGCTACGTCAAGGACAAGTACACCACCCTGCCCGAGGCCCGCGACCGCATCCTCGCCACCGAGGTGCACGCCCGCTGGCGCTCCGGCTGGAGCGATGACACCCGGCCGATGCCGGACTGGGAGCAGAGCTACACCGAGACGCGCGGCCATCTGCTGACCGCCTTCGCCGAAACCTATTCGCTCTCGCTCCAGCAGACGCTGTACCAGATGGGCGCCCGCGTCATCGAACAGCGGCCGGACATCGACGAGATACGGCTCTCCCTCCCCAACAAGCACCACTTCCTGGTGGATCTGGAGCCCTTCGGCCTCAAGAACGACAACGAGGTGTACTACGCCGCCGACCGGCCCTACGGCCTGATCGAGGCCACCGTGCTGCGGGACGGTGCCACGCCCCGGATCCCCACCGACTGA
- the uraH gene encoding hydroxyisourate hydrolase, whose protein sequence is MATATSVSTHILDTSVGRPAAGVDVELSARGASGADWTPHATSATDADGRCKDLPALPEGTTEVRLRFATGPYLPHAFFPEVAVVFAVEPGEHYHVPLLLTPFGYSVYRGS, encoded by the coding sequence ATGGCGACCGCCACCTCCGTGTCCACCCACATCCTGGACACCAGCGTCGGCCGCCCGGCCGCGGGCGTCGACGTGGAGCTGTCCGCCCGGGGCGCGAGCGGTGCGGACTGGACCCCGCACGCCACCTCCGCCACCGACGCCGACGGCCGCTGCAAGGATCTGCCCGCCCTCCCCGAGGGCACCACCGAGGTACGGCTGCGCTTCGCCACCGGGCCGTATCTGCCCCACGCCTTCTTCCCCGAAGTGGCGGTCGTCTTCGCCGTCGAACCGGGTGAGCACTACCACGTACCGCTGCTGCTCACCCCGTTCGGCTACTCCGTATACCGAGGGAGTTGA
- the uraD gene encoding 2-oxo-4-hydroxy-4-carboxy-5-ureidoimidazoline decarboxylase has product MTTSAPPGLTRFNSAAERDAAGLLHEVCTGRAWAGAVASGRPYATVEALLAASDAAMAALTADDLAEAMAGHPPIGRPTPGDATSAREQSGVRAGLRAELLELNLAYQERHGHVFLICATGRTGEEMRAALGERIGNDADTEREIVRTELGKINRIRLIRLLEAAAEGER; this is encoded by the coding sequence GTGACTACCAGCGCACCGCCGGGCCTGACCCGGTTCAACTCCGCGGCCGAGCGCGATGCCGCCGGGCTGCTGCACGAGGTGTGTACCGGCCGGGCCTGGGCCGGGGCGGTGGCCTCGGGGCGGCCGTACGCCACCGTCGAGGCGCTGCTCGCCGCCTCCGACGCGGCCATGGCCGCGCTGACCGCCGACGATCTCGCCGAGGCGATGGCCGGACATCCGCCCATCGGCAGGCCCACCCCGGGCGACGCCACCTCGGCCCGCGAGCAGAGCGGGGTCCGCGCCGGACTCCGCGCCGAGCTGCTCGAACTCAATCTGGCCTACCAGGAGCGCCACGGCCACGTCTTTCTGATCTGCGCGACCGGACGCACCGGTGAGGAGATGCGCGCTGCTCTGGGCGAGCGGATCGGCAACGACGCGGACACCGAACGCGAGATCGTCCGCACCGAGCTGGGAAAGATCAACCGCATCCGGCTCATCCGCCTCCTGGAGGCCGCAGCGGAAGGAGAGCGCTGA
- a CDS encoding helix-turn-helix domain-containing protein, producing MSAPEDHPFVSAVKPLVDAMGGEMIAPGRARGDDVVLSWEGREVVAVRLPHLSDSLDHILADLQRRHGVPLADLDRKTKQSVVRLLEQRGAFSVRHGVETVASALGVSRFTVYNYLNREKDAPPPSG from the coding sequence GTGAGCGCGCCGGAGGACCACCCCTTCGTCTCGGCGGTCAAACCCCTCGTCGACGCCATGGGCGGGGAGATGATCGCCCCGGGGCGGGCGCGCGGTGACGATGTGGTGCTCTCCTGGGAGGGCCGCGAGGTGGTGGCCGTCCGGCTGCCGCATCTGTCCGACTCGCTCGACCACATCCTGGCCGATCTGCAACGCCGCCACGGCGTCCCGCTCGCCGACCTGGACCGCAAGACCAAGCAGTCGGTGGTCCGTCTCCTGGAGCAGCGCGGTGCCTTCTCGGTGCGCCACGGTGTGGAGACGGTGGCGAGCGCACTCGGGGTCAGCCGCTTCACCGTCTACAACTACCTCAACCGCGAGAAGGACGCGCCGCCGCCATCCGGTTGA
- a CDS encoding TIM barrel protein, protein MDRTDQRFKRAERRERFDVNLSILFTELPLLQRPAAAAAAGFTAVELWWPWPRDPTPGRAELDALRAALESAGTRLVGLNFYAGELPGPDRGALSVPGEESDRFRANVEVAAGFAESVGCTALNALYGNRIGGVDPAVQDALALENLALAARAADRVGATLLVEALGAAESPHYPLVSAAAAVEVVERVDKTTGLDNAAFLMDLYHLARNGEDLPRVIDTYAARTGHVQIADVPGRGAPGTGTLELPGLLDRLREAGYDGWIGLEYKPDGPSAASFGWLTDHRTHR, encoded by the coding sequence ATGGACCGCACGGACCAGCGCTTCAAGCGCGCCGAACGCCGCGAGCGCTTCGACGTCAATCTCTCGATCCTCTTCACCGAGCTCCCCCTCCTTCAGCGCCCGGCGGCCGCGGCCGCCGCGGGCTTCACCGCGGTCGAGCTGTGGTGGCCATGGCCCCGGGACCCCACCCCCGGCCGGGCCGAACTCGACGCGCTGCGTGCCGCGCTGGAGAGCGCCGGGACCCGGCTGGTGGGGCTCAACTTCTACGCGGGCGAACTGCCCGGCCCCGACCGCGGCGCGCTGTCCGTACCCGGCGAGGAGTCCGACCGCTTCCGCGCCAATGTCGAGGTCGCCGCCGGCTTCGCCGAGTCCGTCGGCTGCACCGCGCTCAACGCGCTGTACGGCAACCGGATCGGCGGGGTGGACCCCGCGGTCCAGGACGCCCTGGCGCTGGAGAACCTGGCCCTGGCCGCCCGCGCCGCCGACCGGGTGGGCGCGACCCTGCTGGTCGAGGCGCTGGGCGCCGCCGAGTCCCCGCACTACCCGCTGGTCAGCGCGGCCGCCGCGGTCGAGGTGGTGGAGCGGGTCGACAAAACCACCGGCCTGGACAACGCCGCCTTCCTGATGGACCTGTACCACCTGGCCAGGAACGGGGAGGACCTGCCCCGGGTCATCGACACCTACGCGGCCCGCACCGGCCATGTGCAGATCGCCGATGTCCCGGGCCGTGGCGCACCCGGCACCGGCACGCTCGAACTCCCCGGTCTGCTGGACCGGCTGCGCGAGGCCGGTTACGACGGCTGGATCGGGCTGGAGTACAAGCCGGACGGGCCGAGCGCCGCGTCCTTCGGCTGGCTGACCGATCACCGGACCCACCGATGA
- a CDS encoding 2-hydroxy-3-oxopropionate reductase: protein MTDPTTTEPDEKGRTVSGSLPTIAWIGLGIMGSPMAENLIKAGYDVTGFTLEQEKLDRLAAAGGTPAASVAEAVRNAGVVITMVPASPQVEAVVLGVDGVLAHARPGSLLIDMSSITPRTSQAVARAAAEDGRGVRVLDAPVSGGEAGAVEAALSIMVGGEPEDFERARPIFDALGRTVIRCGPHGAGQTVKAANQLIVAANLQACAEAVVFLEKSGVDLEAALDVLAGGLAGSTVLRRKKDNFLRRSFAPGFRIDLHHKDMGIVTAAARDVGAALPVGAVVAQLVAALRAQGDGGLDHSALLRGVERLSGAAATGR from the coding sequence ATGACCGACCCGACCACCACCGAGCCCGACGAGAAAGGCCGGACCGTGAGCGGCTCCCTTCCCACCATCGCCTGGATCGGACTCGGCATCATGGGCTCCCCCATGGCCGAGAACCTGATCAAAGCGGGCTACGACGTCACCGGATTCACCCTCGAACAGGAGAAGCTGGACCGGTTGGCCGCGGCCGGTGGCACCCCCGCCGCCTCCGTCGCCGAGGCCGTCCGGAACGCCGGTGTCGTGATCACCATGGTGCCCGCCTCGCCCCAGGTCGAGGCGGTCGTGCTCGGCGTGGACGGCGTACTGGCACATGCCCGCCCCGGCAGTCTGCTGATCGACATGTCCTCCATCACCCCGCGGACCTCCCAGGCCGTGGCGCGGGCCGCCGCCGAGGACGGCAGGGGCGTCCGCGTCCTCGACGCCCCGGTCTCCGGCGGTGAGGCCGGGGCGGTGGAGGCCGCGCTGTCCATCATGGTCGGCGGGGAGCCGGAGGACTTCGAACGGGCCCGGCCGATCTTCGACGCCCTCGGCAGGACCGTGATCCGGTGCGGCCCGCACGGCGCCGGTCAGACCGTGAAGGCCGCCAACCAGCTGATCGTGGCGGCCAACCTCCAGGCGTGCGCCGAGGCCGTGGTGTTCCTGGAGAAGTCCGGCGTGGACCTCGAGGCCGCGCTCGACGTGCTCGCTGGCGGGCTCGCCGGATCCACCGTCCTCCGGCGCAAGAAGGACAACTTCCTGCGCCGCTCCTTCGCCCCCGGTTTCCGGATCGATCTGCACCACAAGGACATGGGCATCGTCACCGCCGCGGCCCGCGACGTCGGCGCCGCGCTGCCGGTGGGCGCCGTGGTGGCCCAGCTCGTGGCCGCACTGCGCGCCCAGGGCGACGGCGGGCTGGACCACTCCGCCCTGCTGCGCGGTGTCGAACGGCTCTCCGGGGCGGCGGCCACCGGCCGCTGA